Sequence from the Catenuloplanes indicus genome:
CCGCGGCGCTCTCCGGCGGTGAGGCGCAGCGGCTCGCGCTGGCCGGCGTGCTGGCCATGCGTCCCGGGCTGCTGCTGCTCGACGAGCCGACCGCGAACCTGGACCCGGCCGGTGCCGCGCTGATCCGGGACGCGCTGGCCCGCGCGCTCGGCCCGGACACCGCGCTGATCGTGGTCGAGCACCGAGTCGCCGAGGTTCTGCCGCTGATCAACCGAGTGGTGGTGCTGGCCGCGGGCGGCGGCGTGCTCGCGGACGGGCCGCCGGACCGGGTGTTCGCCGAGCACGGCGCCGCGCTGGCCGAGGCCGGCATCTGGGTGCCCGGCCACCCGATCGCACCCCGGCGGGCTACGCACGCGGCCGGCGACGAGGTGCTGCGCGCGGACCGCGCCACGGTGCACGGGCGCCTCGACCCGACCGACCTGGCCGTCCGGGCAGCGCACGTGCACGCGGTGCTCGGCCCGAACGGCGCCGGCAAGTCCACGCTGGCCCGGCTGCTCGGCGGCCTGCTCGCCCCGGACGCCGGCGCGGTCCGGGGCGCCCCCGCGCTGGCCGGGCCGGACGCGTCCCGCCCGCCGCACCGGTGGCGGGCCGCCGCGCTGGCCGGCCGGATCGGCTCGGTCTTCCAGAACCCGGAACACCAGTTCGTCACCGGTACGGTCCGGGAGGAACTCGCGCTCGGCCCGCGCCGCCAGCGGCGTACCCCCGATGAGGTGGAGAAGGTGGTGGACGGCCTGCTGGAGCGGCTGCGGCTGACCCGGCTGGCCGGTGCGAACCCGTTCACGCTGTCCGGCGGCGAGGCCCGGCGGCTGAGCGTGGCGACCGCGCTGGCCGCCGGCCCGGCGGTGCTGGTCCTGGACGAGCCCACGTTCGGCCAGGACCGCCGCACCTGGCTGGAACTGGTCGACCTGCTCGCCGCGCTGCGCGACTCCGACGGCGCCGCGATCGTCGCGGTCACCCACGACCCGGACGTGGTCGCCGCGCTCGCGGACGAGGTGACCACGCTGTGACGCCGGTCCTCGCGCGGCGCAACCCGGCCGCGAAGCTCGCCGCCGCGCTGCTCTTCTCGCTGCCGCTGATCGTGACGCTGGACCCGGTCGCCCCGGCCGTGGCGGTCGCGATCGAACTGGCCGTGTTGCCGCTCTTCGGCGTCCGGCCGCTGACGCTGCTGCGCCGGGCCGCCCCACTGCTGCTCAGCATCGCCGGCCTGCTGGTCACGCTGCTGCTGTTCGCGGCCGACCGGTCCGGCACCGTGCTGCTGGACGCCGGCCCGGTCGTGCTCACCACCGGCGTGCTGTGGACCGCGCTCGGCATGGCGCTGCGCGTGATCGCGATCGCGCTGCCCGGCCTGATCGTGCTGGCCACCACGGACCCGACCGACCTGGCCGACGCGCTGGTCCAGAACGCCCGGTTCTCGCCCCGGTTCGCGATCGGCGCGCTCGCCGCGTTCCGGATGATCCCGCTGCTCACCGACGAGTGGCGGACACTGGCCGCGGCACGCCGGGCCCGTGGCGTGGACGCGGGCCGCAACCCGGCCGCTGCGGTCCGGATCTTCGTCTCGGCCGCGTTCGCGCTGCTGGTCGGCGCGATCCGGCGGGGTGTGCGGCTGGCCACCGCGATGGACGCGCGCGGCTTCGACGCGCGGACACCGCGCACGGTCGCCCGGCGGCAGTCGTTCGGCTACCCGGACGCGCTGCTGATGGCGGCCGCGGCCGCGCTCAGCGCCGGGGCGCTCGCGATCAGCGTGCTGACCGGCGTGTTCCGGCCGATCATCTGACTATCGGATGCGCATGTTCGCATAGGTGACCCTGGCACGTCACCTGGCGTTAGCCATCGACGACGAGCGTGGCCGATGGATCATCGCGAACTCCAGGAGATGCGACATGGGCCACGGCCACCCGCACACCCACGATCACTCCCATGACCACGATCACGACCACGGCTCCACGCCGGACGCGCTCGACCTGTCCATCCCGGACAGCGAGCTCTCCCCCGCCGACGTGAGCCGCCGCGGCTTCCTGCGCAGCGCCGGCCTGCTCGGCGCGGCCGCCGGTCTGACCGGCGCCGGCACCGCCGCCGGGGTCCTCGGCACGCCGGACATCGCGGTCGCGCACGGCGGCTCGTCGCAGACCGGCGGTTTCACCTGGAAGGCCGGCGACCACCACATTCACACCCAGTACAGCAGCGATGCGAAGTACCGGGTCGCCGACCACGTGCAGCACGGCCTCGCGTACGGGCTGGACTGGCTGGTCATCACGGACCACGGCGGCGCCACGCACGCCAAGATCGGCGTCGAGAAGGTCAACCCGGACATCGTCGCGGCGCGCGAGACGTTCCCGGAGGCCCTGGTCTTCCAGGGGCTGGAGTGGAACATCCCGGCCGCGGAGCACGGCACGATCATCGTGCACCCCGGCAAGAAGGAGGTGGAGGTCCTCAAGGAGTTCGAGACCAACTTCGACGGCAGCGTCAAGGGCGCGTCCTCGCAGTCGGCCGCGAACGAGGCGCTCGCCATCGCCGGTCTCAACTTCCTCGCGGCCGCGAAGAAGAACCGCCGGGTCAGCGACGCGATGTTCTTCGCGAACCACCCGTCCCGCAAGGGCCTCGACTCGCCGCACGAGATCCGCGGCTGGCGCGACGCGCAGCCGGAGATCGCGCTCGGCTTCGAGGGCGCGCCCGGCCACCAGGCCGCCGCGATCCCGACCGCGGCGTTCGGCCCGGGTGGCGGCCGCGGCTTCTACGACAGCAGCCCGGGTGCGGACTCGTTCCCGGCGTACCCGCTGGAGAGCTACCGGACCTGGGGCGGCTTCGACTGGATGACCTCCACGGTCGGCGGCCTGTGGGACAGCCTGCTGGCCGAGGGCAAGCCGTGGTGGATCACCGCGAACTCGGACTCGCACAACGTGCTCTGGGACACCTCGATCCGCGGCGCGGGCAGCGACTTCAACGCGAACGGCCGCTACAACGACCCGCAGCACGGCGTGAAGCCGGACGTGACCGCCGGCGACTTCTGGCCCGGTTTCTACAGCCGCACGCACGTCGGCGCGGCCGGTGACGACTACCGCCACGTGATGGACGGCCTGCGCGCCGGCCGGGTCTGGGTGGACCACGGCGGCCTGATCAAGTCGCTGGACGTGCGGGCACGGGTACAGGGCGACCGCAACCGCCGGGGCGGCACCCCGCTCGGCGGCGTGCTGAAGGTCCGCAAGGGCACCGCCGTCGAGGTCACCATCGACGTCGAGCTGGCCGACAAGCCGAACTGGGCACAGCTGCTGCCGGTGCTGGCCCGGGTCGACCTGATCCAGGGCGCGGTCACCGGTGCCGCCGCGGACCGCGACGTGTTCACCGCGCCGCGGACCAAGGTGGTCACGTCGTTCGAGGTCGCGAAGGGCACGAAGCGGGTCTCCTTCACGTACTCGTTCGGCCGGGTCTCGTCGCCGTTCTACTTCCGCGTGCGCGGCACCGACGGCAACTTCACCCAGGCCGGCATCTACGGCGCCGCGGTGGACCCGGTCGGTCCGAAGCTGGACGTGGTCGGCGACGCCGACCCGTGGCTCGACCTCTGGTTCTACGCGAACCCGATCTGGGTCCTGCCCTCCTGATGTCCACCGTCCATCTCGGGCTGAGCCTCGGCCACGCCACCGACGCCGAGGCCGAGCACTGGCTGGCCACGCACCTGCCCGCCGTGCCCGGCCTGGTCGCGTGCACCCACAACGTGCCGGCGCCGCACCCGCACGTTGCGCTGAGCGTCGCGGCGCCGGAACGCGTCGTGCTGCCCGGGACGGACCCGGGCCTGCGGGCGGCGGCCGACGAGGCCGCCGCCCGGCACCGGGACCGCGTCTCCGGCCGCGCCGTCGTCTTCCCCGGCGTCGAGTCCCTGACCGGCGCGCTCACCGCCGCCGACATC
This genomic interval carries:
- a CDS encoding ABC transporter ATP-binding protein, with translation MRADVRGFGWRFAGRRDWAVRGLDLTVEAGERVLLLGASGAGKSTLLAALAGLLPEDSGESEGVIKAEHAGLLFQDPQSQLVMSRAGDDVAFGLENLGVPGPEIWPRVDQALDLAGFRYGRDRPTAALSGGEAQRLALAGVLAMRPGLLLLDEPTANLDPAGAALIRDALARALGPDTALIVVEHRVAEVLPLINRVVVLAAGGGVLADGPPDRVFAEHGAALAEAGIWVPGHPIAPRRATHAAGDEVLRADRATVHGRLDPTDLAVRAAHVHAVLGPNGAGKSTLARLLGGLLAPDAGAVRGAPALAGPDASRPPHRWRAAALAGRIGSVFQNPEHQFVTGTVREELALGPRRQRRTPDEVEKVVDGLLERLRLTRLAGANPFTLSGGEARRLSVATALAAGPAVLVLDEPTFGQDRRTWLELVDLLAALRDSDGAAIVAVTHDPDVVAALADEVTTL
- a CDS encoding energy-coupling factor transporter transmembrane component T family protein, translating into MTPVLARRNPAAKLAAALLFSLPLIVTLDPVAPAVAVAIELAVLPLFGVRPLTLLRRAAPLLLSIAGLLVTLLLFAADRSGTVLLDAGPVVLTTGVLWTALGMALRVIAIALPGLIVLATTDPTDLADALVQNARFSPRFAIGALAAFRMIPLLTDEWRTLAAARRARGVDAGRNPAAAVRIFVSAAFALLVGAIRRGVRLATAMDARGFDARTPRTVARRQSFGYPDALLMAAAAALSAGALAISVLTGVFRPII
- a CDS encoding PHP domain-containing protein; the protein is MTLARHLALAIDDERGRWIIANSRRCDMGHGHPHTHDHSHDHDHDHGSTPDALDLSIPDSELSPADVSRRGFLRSAGLLGAAAGLTGAGTAAGVLGTPDIAVAHGGSSQTGGFTWKAGDHHIHTQYSSDAKYRVADHVQHGLAYGLDWLVITDHGGATHAKIGVEKVNPDIVAARETFPEALVFQGLEWNIPAAEHGTIIVHPGKKEVEVLKEFETNFDGSVKGASSQSAANEALAIAGLNFLAAAKKNRRVSDAMFFANHPSRKGLDSPHEIRGWRDAQPEIALGFEGAPGHQAAAIPTAAFGPGGGRGFYDSSPGADSFPAYPLESYRTWGGFDWMTSTVGGLWDSLLAEGKPWWITANSDSHNVLWDTSIRGAGSDFNANGRYNDPQHGVKPDVTAGDFWPGFYSRTHVGAAGDDYRHVMDGLRAGRVWVDHGGLIKSLDVRARVQGDRNRRGGTPLGGVLKVRKGTAVEVTIDVELADKPNWAQLLPVLARVDLIQGAVTGAAADRDVFTAPRTKVVTSFEVAKGTKRVSFTYSFGRVSSPFYFRVRGTDGNFTQAGIYGAAVDPVGPKLDVVGDADPWLDLWFYANPIWVLPS